A section of the Telopea speciosissima isolate NSW1024214 ecotype Mountain lineage chromosome 3, Tspe_v1, whole genome shotgun sequence genome encodes:
- the LOC122653905 gene encoding probable myosin-binding protein 5 isoform X1, whose translation MAKRSLKQFIEHKFGKFPYFLIHTLLEWVLIVILFIDGLIAFAANEFARFFELKIPCLFCTRIDHVLVHRDPNFYYNDSICETHRKDVSSHAYCHVHQKLADIRRMCEGCLLSFATEDKSDCDTYRSLVGILGKDLECSVEDDHKIHLRLPAGGKIDMLQVEKSSTHRCSCCGEALRVRASFPQGLVQNLPPKVTHFPQTPAPSPRGLLVKTKPDESRGSDPLPLIRYNESGVPEDEDGSTLFTLRNQCREDVKAAIVPLLDELNEDTCKTPTFTKGSRLSAIGLTESATTTPRWLHRFPKRFAMEKPDMSTEFVEGCAAIEVDGETILHRLKRQVRLDRKSLITLYMELDEERNASAIAANQAMAMITRLQAEKAAVQMEALQYQRMMEEQAEYDEEALHVMKELLIKRGQEIKVLQTQLETYRGRSEHGEALGIDSCRELADEDSHQFKSQSESSVSAHCECGSPPANIDEEVADNGEQQHNSDQSGPSLEANGRVILDESLLNFEEEKSYLLDRLKMLEKRIHLPQNDGDNLLPSSNIDNLNEEDKGDLSSNIITKEISCLSEKLEALEADKEFLKHAVRSLHKGGEGTQLLREIAHHLWELRCEKKMPLDGVSA comes from the exons ATGGCAAAGAGATCACTCAAGCAATTCATTGAACACAAGTTTGGGAAATTCCCATACTTCTTGATACACACTCTTCTTGAATGGGTATTGATAGTTATACTGTTTATCGATGGTCTGATTGCTTTTGCTGCCAATGAATTTGCCCGCTTCTTCGAACTAAAAATTCCATGCTTGTTCTGCACGAGGATTGATCATGTTCTGGTTCACAGGGATCCTAATTTTTATTACAATGATTCTATCTGTGAAACTCACAGGAAAGATGTGTCGTCCCATGCATATTGTCATGTTCACCAGAAGTTAGCCGATATCCGGCGAATGTGTGAGGGTTGTCTTCTTTCTTTCGCCACGGAGGATAAATCCGATTGCGACACCTACAGATCTCTAGTGGGAATCTTGGGTAAAGATCTTGAATGTTCTGTTGAAGATGATCATAAAATTCATTTGAGACTGCCGGCTGGGGGGAAGATAGACATGTTGCAGGTTGAGAAGAGCAGCACTCACCGTTGTTCTTGTTGTGGGGAAGCACTGAGGGTTAGGGCTTCATTTCCCCAGGGATTGGTTCAGAATTTGCCACCAAAAGTGACTCATTTCCCCCAAACTCCTGCACCATCTCCTCGCGGATTATTAGTGAAGACAAAACCTGATGAATCGCGGGGTTCTGACCCATTGCCCCTCATTCGATACAATGAATCGGGGGTTCCAGAGGATGAGGACGGATCAACCTTATTTACTTTAAGGAATCAAT GTAGAGAAGATGTCAAAGCTGCAATTGTGCCATTGCTGGATGAATTGAATGAGGACACTTGCAAGACGCCTACTTTTACTAAAGGAAGCAGGTTGTCCGCAATCGGCTTGACTGAATCCGCAACCACCACCCCTAGGTGGCTTCATAGGTTTCCCAAGAGGTTCGCAATGGAAAAACCAGATATGAGTACCGAGTTTGTTGAAGGATGTGCTGCAATTGAAGTAGATGGTGAAACCATTCTGCATCGTTTGAAGAGACAAGTTCGACTGGACCGCAAATCTTTGATAACTTTGTATATGGAACTGGATGAAGAAAGAAATGCTTCTGCCATTGCTGCAAACCAGGCAATGGCCATGATCACCAGGTTGCAGGCAGAAAAGGCAGCTGTGCAGATGGAGGCATTGCAGTACCAAAGAATGATGGAAGAGCAGGCAGAGTATGATGAAGAGGCCTTGCACGTTATGAAGGAACTACTTATCAAGAGAGGACAGGAAATAAAGGTTTTACAGACACAGTTAGAAACTTACAGAGGAAGGTCGGAACATGGAGAGGCACTTGGTATTGATAGCTGCAGAGAACTTGCTGATGAAGATTCCCATCAGTTTAAGTCCCAGTCTGAATCATCTGTTAGTGCACATTGTGAATGTGGTAGCCCTCCTGCTAATATTGATGAAGAAGTGGCAGATAATGGTGAACAACAGCATAATTCAGATCAAAGTGGACCATCACTAGAAGCAAATGGACGGGTAATTCTTGATGAATCATTGTTAAATTTTGAAGAAGAGAAATCATATCTTTTGGATCGGTTGAAAATGCTGGAGAAGAGGATTCATCTACCCCAGAATGATGGGGATAACTTGCTTCCTAGTTCTAACATAGATAATCTCAATGAGGAAGACAAAG GAGACTTGAGTAGCAACATCATAACCAAAGAAATATCTTGTCTCAGTGAGAAGTTGGAAGCTCTTGAGGCCGATAAAGAATTCTTAAAGCATGCTGTGAGGTCACTCCACAAAGGTGGTGAAGGAACCCAACTTCTTAGAGAGATAGCTCATCATCTTTGGGAGCTTCGATGTGAAAAGAAGATGCCCTTGGATGGTGTTTCTGCTTGA
- the LOC122653905 gene encoding probable myosin-binding protein 5 isoform X2 has protein sequence MCEGCLLSFATEDKSDCDTYRSLVGILGKDLECSVEDDHKIHLRLPAGGKIDMLQVEKSSTHRCSCCGEALRVRASFPQGLVQNLPPKVTHFPQTPAPSPRGLLVKTKPDESRGSDPLPLIRYNESGVPEDEDGSTLFTLRNQCREDVKAAIVPLLDELNEDTCKTPTFTKGSRLSAIGLTESATTTPRWLHRFPKRFAMEKPDMSTEFVEGCAAIEVDGETILHRLKRQVRLDRKSLITLYMELDEERNASAIAANQAMAMITRLQAEKAAVQMEALQYQRMMEEQAEYDEEALHVMKELLIKRGQEIKVLQTQLETYRGRSEHGEALGIDSCRELADEDSHQFKSQSESSVSAHCECGSPPANIDEEVADNGEQQHNSDQSGPSLEANGRVILDESLLNFEEEKSYLLDRLKMLEKRIHLPQNDGDNLLPSSNIDNLNEEDKGDLSSNIITKEISCLSEKLEALEADKEFLKHAVRSLHKGGEGTQLLREIAHHLWELRCEKKMPLDGVSA, from the exons ATGTGTGAGGGTTGTCTTCTTTCTTTCGCCACGGAGGATAAATCCGATTGCGACACCTACAGATCTCTAGTGGGAATCTTGGGTAAAGATCTTGAATGTTCTGTTGAAGATGATCATAAAATTCATTTGAGACTGCCGGCTGGGGGGAAGATAGACATGTTGCAGGTTGAGAAGAGCAGCACTCACCGTTGTTCTTGTTGTGGGGAAGCACTGAGGGTTAGGGCTTCATTTCCCCAGGGATTGGTTCAGAATTTGCCACCAAAAGTGACTCATTTCCCCCAAACTCCTGCACCATCTCCTCGCGGATTATTAGTGAAGACAAAACCTGATGAATCGCGGGGTTCTGACCCATTGCCCCTCATTCGATACAATGAATCGGGGGTTCCAGAGGATGAGGACGGATCAACCTTATTTACTTTAAGGAATCAAT GTAGAGAAGATGTCAAAGCTGCAATTGTGCCATTGCTGGATGAATTGAATGAGGACACTTGCAAGACGCCTACTTTTACTAAAGGAAGCAGGTTGTCCGCAATCGGCTTGACTGAATCCGCAACCACCACCCCTAGGTGGCTTCATAGGTTTCCCAAGAGGTTCGCAATGGAAAAACCAGATATGAGTACCGAGTTTGTTGAAGGATGTGCTGCAATTGAAGTAGATGGTGAAACCATTCTGCATCGTTTGAAGAGACAAGTTCGACTGGACCGCAAATCTTTGATAACTTTGTATATGGAACTGGATGAAGAAAGAAATGCTTCTGCCATTGCTGCAAACCAGGCAATGGCCATGATCACCAGGTTGCAGGCAGAAAAGGCAGCTGTGCAGATGGAGGCATTGCAGTACCAAAGAATGATGGAAGAGCAGGCAGAGTATGATGAAGAGGCCTTGCACGTTATGAAGGAACTACTTATCAAGAGAGGACAGGAAATAAAGGTTTTACAGACACAGTTAGAAACTTACAGAGGAAGGTCGGAACATGGAGAGGCACTTGGTATTGATAGCTGCAGAGAACTTGCTGATGAAGATTCCCATCAGTTTAAGTCCCAGTCTGAATCATCTGTTAGTGCACATTGTGAATGTGGTAGCCCTCCTGCTAATATTGATGAAGAAGTGGCAGATAATGGTGAACAACAGCATAATTCAGATCAAAGTGGACCATCACTAGAAGCAAATGGACGGGTAATTCTTGATGAATCATTGTTAAATTTTGAAGAAGAGAAATCATATCTTTTGGATCGGTTGAAAATGCTGGAGAAGAGGATTCATCTACCCCAGAATGATGGGGATAACTTGCTTCCTAGTTCTAACATAGATAATCTCAATGAGGAAGACAAAG GAGACTTGAGTAGCAACATCATAACCAAAGAAATATCTTGTCTCAGTGAGAAGTTGGAAGCTCTTGAGGCCGATAAAGAATTCTTAAAGCATGCTGTGAGGTCACTCCACAAAGGTGGTGAAGGAACCCAACTTCTTAGAGAGATAGCTCATCATCTTTGGGAGCTTCGATGTGAAAAGAAGATGCCCTTGGATGGTGTTTCTGCTTGA